Proteins from one Brevibacillus humidisoli genomic window:
- a CDS encoding riboflavin synthase has product MFTGIIEEVGRIARIDVGSKSGTLLIEAREVLQDVHLGDSIAVNGVCLTVTSYTASGFTADVMPETLRNTNLGSLKRGDGVNLERAMAMGDRFGGHIVSGHVDGTGLIASRESYANAILFRIKTEADLLRYMVPRGSVAVDGISLTITDVTAEGFSLSIIPHTLSHTNLQGKQAGDTVNLECDMIAKYVNRLIDWQQGEKKPPGKSGMNVDFLRQHGFV; this is encoded by the coding sequence ATGTTTACCGGGATCATCGAAGAAGTGGGCCGGATTGCCCGGATTGATGTCGGCAGCAAATCCGGTACACTGCTGATCGAGGCAAGGGAAGTGCTGCAGGATGTACACTTGGGCGACAGCATCGCCGTAAACGGCGTCTGTCTGACCGTTACGTCATACACAGCGAGTGGTTTTACGGCTGATGTGATGCCGGAAACGCTGAGAAATACCAACTTGGGCTCGCTTAAGCGAGGAGATGGGGTGAATCTGGAGCGGGCGATGGCCATGGGAGATCGATTTGGCGGCCATATCGTCTCTGGCCACGTTGATGGCACTGGTCTGATTGCCTCTCGTGAGTCTTACGCTAATGCGATTCTGTTTAGGATCAAGACTGAGGCCGACCTGCTTCGCTACATGGTACCGCGGGGTTCGGTGGCTGTTGACGGAATCAGCCTGACGATTACAGATGTGACAGCAGAAGGCTTTTCTCTATCCATTATTCCTCACACTCTGTCCCACACCAATCTACAGGGGAAACAGGCAGGCGATACGGTTAACCTGGAATGCGACATGATCGCCAAGTACGTGAATCGGCTGATTGACTGGCAGCAGGGAGAAAAAAAACCACCAGGCAAGTCAGGGATGAATGTTGACTTCTTACGCCAGCACGGTTTTGTATAA
- a CDS encoding bifunctional 3,4-dihydroxy-2-butanone-4-phosphate synthase/GTP cyclohydrolase II, protein MLHTIEEAIEDLKRGKPVIVVDDEDRENEGDFVALAETATPEVINFMITHGRGLVCVPITEERAQALNLKPMVDVNTDRQGTAFTVSIDEIGTTTGISAHERSATIRAMLDERMGPEHFRRPGHIFPLIAKKGGVLRRAGHTEAAVDLARLAGSYPAGVICEIINEDGSMARLPELVKVAERFDLKLISIEELIRYRTKTECLVKREVAVELPSEYGRFTVSAYTNEVDDKEHLALIKGEITPDEPVLVRVHSECLTGDVFGSYRCDCGPQLHAALRQIEEAGRGVLLYMRQEGRGIGLLNKLRAYKLQEEGYDTVEANEKLGFPADLRDYGIGAQILRDIGVRKILLMTNNPKKIRGLSGYGLEVVERVPIQMESHPQNERYLKTKHDKLGHLLSFTKE, encoded by the coding sequence GTGTTGCATACGATCGAAGAAGCAATCGAGGACTTGAAACGAGGAAAACCGGTTATTGTGGTCGACGATGAAGACCGTGAAAACGAAGGCGACTTTGTCGCGCTAGCTGAAACCGCTACTCCTGAAGTAATCAATTTTATGATTACTCATGGGCGAGGACTTGTCTGTGTACCGATCACCGAGGAACGGGCACAGGCACTCAACCTGAAGCCGATGGTAGACGTAAACACTGACCGGCAAGGCACCGCCTTTACCGTTTCCATCGACGAAATCGGAACCACAACCGGTATCTCCGCGCACGAACGTTCGGCGACGATTCGCGCGATGCTGGATGAGCGGATGGGACCGGAGCACTTTCGGCGACCTGGGCATATTTTTCCGCTGATTGCCAAAAAGGGCGGGGTACTGCGTCGCGCCGGACATACAGAGGCGGCTGTCGATTTGGCCCGGTTGGCGGGAAGCTATCCGGCTGGGGTGATTTGTGAGATCATCAATGAGGACGGCAGCATGGCCCGACTGCCGGAGTTGGTGAAAGTAGCAGAACGCTTTGACCTGAAACTGATCTCAATCGAGGAGCTGATTCGCTACCGTACCAAGACGGAATGTCTGGTGAAGCGGGAGGTGGCGGTGGAGTTGCCCAGTGAATACGGACGGTTTACGGTCTCGGCTTACACCAACGAAGTGGACGATAAGGAGCATCTCGCTCTGATCAAGGGGGAGATTACACCAGATGAGCCGGTGCTGGTTCGGGTGCATTCCGAATGTTTGACCGGAGACGTATTCGGCTCATATCGTTGCGACTGCGGTCCGCAACTTCATGCTGCTCTGCGGCAGATCGAAGAGGCGGGCAGAGGAGTGCTGCTCTACATGCGGCAGGAAGGCAGGGGCATCGGACTGCTCAACAAACTGCGAGCGTACAAGCTGCAAGAAGAGGGCTACGATACGGTGGAAGCCAATGAGAAGCTGGGCTTCCCTGCCGATCTGCGCGATTATGGCATTGGGGCACAAATCCTGCGCGATATCGGGGTGAGAAAGATCCTACTGATGACTAACAACCCGAAGAAGATTCGCGGGCTGAGCGGGTACGGGCTGGAAGTGGTAGAGCGGGTACCGATTCAGATGGAAAGTCATCCGCAAAATGAACGTTATCTCAAAACCAAACACGACAAGCTGGGCCATCTGCTTAGCTTTACCAAGGAGTGA
- the ribE gene encoding 6,7-dimethyl-8-ribityllumazine synthase produces MRMYEGHLVGTGLSIGIVAGRFNEFIVGKLVSGALDALKRHGVDEKNIELAWVPGAFEIPLITKKMAESGRYDAVITLGAVIRGSTPHFDYVCNECAKGVASVGLSSGVPTIFGVLTTDSIEQAIERAGTKAGNKGWEAATAAIEMANLSRQVSS; encoded by the coding sequence ATGCGTATGTATGAAGGACATCTCGTAGGAACAGGACTCTCAATCGGCATCGTGGCCGGACGTTTTAATGAGTTCATCGTCGGCAAACTGGTCAGCGGCGCTCTCGACGCATTGAAACGACATGGTGTAGACGAGAAAAATATTGAGCTCGCCTGGGTACCAGGTGCTTTTGAGATTCCGCTGATCACCAAAAAAATGGCGGAGTCCGGCAGATACGACGCTGTGATTACGCTGGGTGCCGTGATTCGTGGCTCGACACCGCACTTTGATTACGTGTGCAACGAATGCGCCAAAGGGGTAGCTTCTGTCGGTTTATCGTCTGGAGTGCCGACCATCTTCGGAGTGTTGACGACCGACAGTATCGAGCAGGCGATTGAACGAGCTGGCACCAAAGCAGGCAACAAAGGCTGGGAGGCTGCAACGGCAGCCATCGAGATGGCCAACCTGAGCAGACAAGTTTCCTCCTAG
- a CDS encoding CvfB family protein, with product MKERHSRHEQDRRLQAGTVVPLRVARKAPFGYFVTNGDIDVLLHQNEVTSQPKEGDVVDVFLYRDQENRLAATMRMPHVREGEYGWLEVVNVVPKLGVFLDNGMAKDLLLSIDDLPKRQQEWPEEGDKVLVTLSRDKRDRLLAKPADDQIILTIARPASPEMRGRWVEGTVYNLIAEGAFVFTETEHVMFIHRDEMPRPLRIGADVYARITYVREDGRINGSLRAPKEQQFKEDADRLLAYMMKRDGTMPYTDESSPEVIRETFGLSKAAFKRAIGRLLKQGLIEQSEGRTRLRNEGREAGRAD from the coding sequence ATGAAAGAACGTCATTCCCGTCATGAACAGGATAGGAGGTTGCAAGCAGGGACGGTAGTGCCCCTGCGTGTCGCCCGGAAAGCGCCGTTTGGCTATTTTGTGACCAACGGGGATATCGATGTGCTGCTCCACCAGAACGAAGTCACGTCTCAGCCCAAAGAAGGAGACGTGGTAGATGTATTTCTCTACCGCGATCAGGAAAACAGGCTGGCTGCTACCATGCGTATGCCTCATGTACGCGAAGGAGAGTACGGTTGGCTGGAGGTGGTTAATGTCGTTCCAAAACTTGGCGTATTTTTGGACAACGGCATGGCCAAAGACTTGCTGCTTTCCATCGATGACCTGCCAAAGCGGCAGCAGGAGTGGCCAGAAGAGGGGGACAAGGTGCTGGTTACACTCAGCCGTGACAAACGTGACCGTTTGCTTGCCAAACCTGCTGATGACCAGATCATCTTGACGATAGCACGTCCAGCCAGTCCAGAGATGAGGGGGCGCTGGGTTGAGGGCACCGTATACAATCTGATTGCCGAGGGAGCGTTTGTCTTTACCGAAACAGAACATGTGATGTTCATTCATCGTGACGAGATGCCCAGACCGCTGAGGATCGGAGCAGACGTGTACGCGCGGATCACCTACGTGCGGGAGGATGGACGGATCAACGGTTCACTGCGCGCTCCCAAGGAACAGCAATTCAAAGAAGATGCCGATCGCTTGCTGGCATACATGATGAAACGGGATGGTACGATGCCGTACACGGATGAGTCATCACCGGAAGTGATCAGAGAAACTTTTGGCCTTAGCAAAGCGGCGTTTAAACGGGCGATCGGACGTCTGCTAAAGCAGGGACTGATCGAGCAGAGCGAAGGGCGGACGAGGCTTCGCAACGAGGGACGCGAAGCAGGTCGTGCCGACTAG
- a CDS encoding YobA family protein encodes MKQWKTALLLSSALISVSVGAAFAQSEVAERTVLQPPAQQIVDSQEPAVGTDDEQAEKVDVQIDAVTNGVNKITLTSEPKANAGYQMIIREIIFNDDGTANVYYELIAPQPDTLHAQVITEAKAVTYLPADYKPVVESISNKKVGNDDTWTTEDEAASNIDGNVTEVKLIQPQEGATSEAKRLATILVEKPERTDSYDKIVLTITEETKLVKQQGDVYVPAALEDIKKGVSVKAVVTGPFALSYPAQAAADKILIVE; translated from the coding sequence ATGAAACAATGGAAAACAGCGCTGCTCTTGTCTAGCGCCTTGATAAGTGTCTCGGTGGGGGCTGCTTTTGCTCAATCAGAAGTAGCGGAACGTACAGTGCTGCAACCCCCTGCCCAACAAATCGTCGATTCTCAGGAACCGGCAGTAGGAACAGACGATGAACAGGCAGAAAAAGTTGATGTCCAAATAGATGCCGTGACGAATGGTGTCAACAAAATCACCTTAACAAGCGAGCCGAAGGCGAATGCCGGCTATCAGATGATCATCCGGGAGATCATCTTCAACGATGATGGCACAGCTAACGTCTACTATGAGCTGATTGCCCCGCAGCCTGATACATTACATGCACAAGTCATTACGGAAGCAAAAGCGGTCACGTACTTGCCTGCTGATTATAAACCGGTAGTTGAATCAATCAGCAACAAAAAAGTGGGGAACGATGATACTTGGACCACCGAGGACGAGGCGGCAAGCAATATCGATGGCAATGTCACAGAGGTAAAGCTGATTCAACCTCAGGAAGGAGCAACAAGCGAGGCAAAACGCTTGGCGACGATACTCGTCGAGAAGCCGGAGCGGACAGACAGCTACGACAAAATCGTGCTGACCATTACGGAGGAGACGAAACTAGTCAAACAACAAGGGGATGTCTATGTGCCGGCCGCCCTGGAGGACATAAAAAAAGGTGTCTCCGTAAAAGCAGTAGTGACAGGACCGTTTGCGTTATCGTACCCGGCTCAAGCGGCAGCGGATAAAATCCTGATTGTGGAATAA
- a CDS encoding TRAP transporter permease, with amino-acid sequence MMAKFDKESAYRTFRGPLLKISFGLLVLFSLYQLVSSYFFTVPPQIHRPIHLAFGLGLIYLLYPARSKSDKTKIGIGGILLSIVAFLIPLYWVYDYDGLVLRTGRYTELDLIIGGIGILLVIEAARRVVGWPITIIASLFLLYSYLGPYMPGFLEHSGKDLDRIIGHSFFTLEGIFGTPIYVSSTFIFLFILFGAFLEKTGVGQYFNDLALVIAGRRIGGPAKVAVFSSALQGTISGSSVANVVTSGSFTIPMMKRLGYRNEFAGAVEASASTGGQIMPPIMGAAAFLMAEFLGMNYWDVAKAAALPAILFFAGVWIMVHLEAKRLGLRGLPKEEVPDKWEVLKKIYLLLPIFVIIGVLAAGYSAERAAIIGIISTVVVGAFRRETRMSIRDIMEALASGARMALGVVAATACAGIIVGTVTLTGIGLKLANGLIDLSGGILILTLFFTMIASLILGMGTPTTANYIITSTIAAPALIQMNVPDLSAHMFTFYFGIVADITPPVCLAAFAASGIAKSKPIMTGVESTRLSIAAFMAPYIFVLSPALLLINTTWYGALLVMITSLIGMIGVGAGLIGYWMSPLNPLERIISVIGGVLAIVPGGTTDLIGFALLAATFGISIYKSRKNKSLPLQA; translated from the coding sequence ATGATGGCCAAGTTCGACAAAGAGTCGGCCTACCGCACGTTTCGTGGTCCTCTGCTGAAGATCAGCTTCGGCCTGCTCGTCCTCTTTTCTCTTTACCAGTTGGTCAGCTCTTATTTCTTTACGGTACCTCCACAAATCCATCGCCCGATCCACCTGGCCTTTGGCCTGGGTTTGATATACCTCCTGTATCCTGCCCGGAGCAAAAGCGATAAAACGAAAATCGGGATCGGAGGAATCCTGCTCAGCATCGTCGCCTTTCTGATCCCGCTGTACTGGGTGTACGATTATGACGGATTGGTGCTGCGGACAGGCCGCTACACGGAACTTGACCTGATCATCGGCGGCATCGGCATCCTGCTGGTAATCGAAGCGGCCCGGCGTGTGGTCGGATGGCCGATCACCATCATTGCCTCGCTGTTTTTGCTGTACTCGTATCTAGGCCCGTACATGCCCGGGTTCCTGGAGCACAGCGGCAAAGACCTCGACCGGATCATCGGTCACTCTTTCTTTACCCTAGAAGGGATATTCGGGACACCGATCTATGTCTCGTCCACCTTTATTTTCTTGTTTATCTTGTTCGGTGCCTTTTTGGAAAAGACGGGTGTCGGCCAGTATTTCAATGATTTGGCCTTGGTCATCGCTGGGCGCAGGATCGGCGGTCCAGCCAAAGTGGCCGTTTTCTCCAGTGCGCTGCAGGGCACAATCAGCGGCAGTTCGGTGGCCAACGTAGTTACATCCGGTTCTTTTACCATTCCGATGATGAAGCGATTAGGCTACCGCAACGAGTTTGCCGGTGCGGTGGAAGCTTCCGCCTCCACTGGCGGTCAGATCATGCCCCCGATCATGGGAGCGGCAGCGTTCCTGATGGCGGAATTCCTTGGCATGAACTACTGGGATGTAGCGAAAGCAGCAGCCCTGCCGGCGATCCTCTTCTTCGCCGGTGTTTGGATTATGGTTCACTTGGAAGCGAAGCGTCTGGGACTGCGCGGGCTGCCAAAAGAAGAAGTGCCGGACAAATGGGAAGTCTTGAAAAAGATTTACCTGCTGCTGCCGATCTTTGTGATTATCGGCGTCCTAGCTGCAGGCTACTCCGCAGAACGGGCGGCCATCATCGGGATTATCTCAACTGTGGTCGTCGGCGCATTCCGTCGGGAGACGCGGATGTCGATTCGCGACATCATGGAAGCGCTGGCATCCGGGGCCCGCATGGCGCTTGGCGTCGTTGCGGCAACCGCTTGCGCCGGGATTATCGTCGGCACAGTAACCCTCACCGGAATCGGACTTAAGCTGGCCAACGGTCTGATCGACTTGTCCGGCGGCATTCTGATCCTGACGCTGTTCTTTACGATGATTGCGTCGTTGATTCTCGGGATGGGAACACCGACAACTGCCAACTATATCATCACCTCGACAATAGCGGCTCCGGCGCTGATCCAGATGAATGTGCCTGATCTCTCGGCACACATGTTTACCTTCTACTTCGGGATTGTGGCCGACATCACGCCTCCGGTCTGTCTGGCTGCGTTTGCCGCATCGGGGATTGCCAAGTCAAAACCGATTATGACCGGTGTAGAGTCGACCCGGTTGTCGATCGCCGCGTTTATGGCTCCTTATATTTTTGTCCTGTCACCAGCCCTGCTTTTGATCAACACCACTTGGTACGGGGCACTCCTGGTGATGATTACCTCCCTGATCGGAATGATCGGTGTAGGAGCGGGACTGATCGGCTACTGGATGTCACCGCTCAATCCGCTTGAACGGATCATTTCCGTTATTGGTGGTGTCCTGGCGATCGTACCCGGGGGAACGACCGACTTGATCGGTTTTGCGCTGCTGGCGGCTACCTTCGGAATCTCCATCTATAAATCGCGGAAAAACAAAAGTTTGCCGCTGCAAGCATAA
- a CDS encoding DUF1850 domain-containing protein, producing MSNRFGINRKGRMNVRLFSFILALIFCIILAMFPFDDALVIRDSQTGRLLWETPVDNGLSFGIRWIHSIHRTPVVEFFRVEGSELVEYQMSFEDYGIGMNNQLAPGEQLVNRNGTFYVENMHRLFPEIRLYIGQVRANHTLLFQGEEIPLRTLDRPGSSITIRVEKRSIIDRLEGSTS from the coding sequence ATGAGCAACAGGTTTGGAATAAACCGGAAAGGGCGGATGAATGTCCGCCTTTTCTCCTTCATCCTGGCCTTGATTTTTTGTATTATTCTGGCAATGTTTCCATTTGACGATGCTTTGGTCATTCGGGACTCCCAGACAGGGCGGCTGCTGTGGGAAACCCCTGTTGACAACGGTCTATCTTTCGGCATTCGCTGGATTCACTCCATTCACCGAACACCCGTCGTGGAGTTTTTTCGCGTCGAAGGGAGCGAATTGGTGGAGTACCAGATGTCGTTTGAAGACTACGGCATTGGCATGAACAACCAGCTTGCCCCTGGTGAACAATTGGTTAACCGGAACGGAACCTTTTACGTTGAGAACATGCACCGTCTGTTTCCAGAGATCCGTCTCTACATCGGACAGGTACGTGCCAACCACACCCTGCTTTTTCAAGGAGAAGAAATACCGCTGCGCACGCTGGATCGACCAGGTTCATCGATTACGATCCGGGTGGAAAAGCGTTCGATCATCGACAGATTGGAGGGTAGTACATCGTGA
- a CDS encoding TAXI family TRAP transporter solute-binding subunit — translation MKKAKLMLASIVMASMALLAACGSGNGGGNAGGGEGGNAGSGDPSQMVIATGGTGGTYYPLGGAMAEQIKEATGIATTAEVTGASAENMRLIKDGDAHIAFVQGDIADYASKGVNMFQEDGKIENFQALGALYNETVQIVVAADSNINSVADLKGKRVSVGSPGSGTEANAQQILEAYGMTFEDLELQRLSFSDSSKAIQDGQLDAAFQTAGAPTAAITELAATKGVKVIPLDADKIASLIEKYPYYVEETIPGNTYQTVPDDVKTVSVRAILVVKSDLSEDLVYKATKAIFENTDKLPAKKEAIKAENALQGISLPVHPGAQKYYDEKGVK, via the coding sequence TTGAAAAAAGCAAAACTGATGTTAGCATCCATCGTGATGGCCAGCATGGCTCTGCTCGCTGCTTGCGGCAGTGGTAACGGCGGCGGCAACGCCGGCGGTGGCGAGGGCGGCAACGCCGGAAGCGGCGATCCGTCGCAGATGGTAATCGCAACTGGTGGTACAGGCGGTACGTACTATCCGCTCGGCGGCGCGATGGCAGAGCAAATCAAAGAAGCGACTGGTATCGCCACTACGGCTGAAGTAACTGGTGCTTCCGCTGAGAACATGCGCCTGATCAAAGACGGGGATGCCCACATCGCGTTTGTGCAAGGTGACATTGCCGACTATGCCAGCAAAGGCGTCAACATGTTCCAGGAAGACGGCAAAATCGAGAACTTCCAGGCACTTGGCGCATTGTATAACGAAACCGTACAGATCGTGGTGGCTGCTGACAGCAACATCAACAGCGTTGCCGACCTGAAAGGAAAACGCGTTTCTGTAGGTTCTCCCGGGAGCGGTACGGAAGCCAACGCTCAACAAATCCTGGAAGCGTACGGCATGACCTTCGAAGATCTGGAGCTGCAGCGTCTCTCGTTCTCTGACTCTTCCAAAGCGATTCAGGACGGCCAATTGGACGCCGCTTTCCAAACGGCAGGTGCGCCAACAGCCGCCATCACTGAGCTGGCTGCTACCAAGGGAGTTAAAGTAATCCCGCTTGACGCTGACAAGATCGCATCGCTGATTGAAAAGTATCCGTACTACGTCGAGGAGACTATCCCGGGCAACACCTATCAAACGGTGCCGGATGATGTGAAAACAGTTTCCGTACGAGCGATCCTGGTCGTGAAAAGCGATCTGAGCGAAGATCTGGTATACAAAGCAACAAAGGCGATCTTTGAGAATACGGACAAACTGCCTGCGAAGAAAGAAGCAATCAAGGCTGAAAATGCACTGCAAGGAATCAGTTTGCCGGTTCACCCTGGCGCGCAGAAATACTACGACGAAAAAGGCGTAAAGTAA
- a CDS encoding tetraprenyl-beta-curcumene synthase family protein yields MNVLIDKGGTQGVQGKPIRNPWQLMYRVYRHVNPQLERDFSAWYRRAEQMPDPELRKQALASMNTKKFHCQGGAVYAAQAIPHVHNLVPLIVAYQTISDYLDNLCDRSTSLDPADFRQLHLSMQDALTPGAPLRDYYSYREQKDDGGFLADLVRSCQEKVASLPSYPIVQERVLELSRLYSDLQVYKHIAHDQREAKLLAWWEQYRPMYPQLHWQEFAAVTGSTIGIFALFCLATQPELPKSQAQAIDSAYFPWICGLHILLDYLIDLEEDRVGGDLNFVSYYQSQEEAIERLQYFLDQATVSVHDLPNPVFHRLIVNGLVAFYLVDRKVNRDQPQIYTIAKQLMKRANSMATFFFYLNSLLVRR; encoded by the coding sequence ATGAATGTATTGATCGACAAAGGAGGAACACAAGGCGTGCAGGGGAAGCCGATCAGAAACCCGTGGCAGTTGATGTACCGGGTATACCGCCACGTCAACCCTCAATTGGAGAGGGATTTTTCAGCTTGGTATCGTCGGGCTGAACAGATGCCCGACCCCGAACTGAGAAAGCAGGCACTGGCCAGTATGAATACAAAAAAGTTCCATTGCCAAGGAGGAGCCGTCTACGCAGCCCAGGCGATTCCACATGTACATAACCTGGTTCCGCTGATTGTGGCTTACCAGACGATCAGCGACTATCTGGATAATCTGTGCGACCGAAGCACCTCACTGGACCCGGCAGATTTTCGACAGCTTCATCTGTCGATGCAGGACGCCCTTACGCCAGGGGCACCACTGCGGGATTATTATAGCTATCGAGAGCAAAAAGATGACGGAGGATTTTTGGCTGACCTCGTTCGAAGCTGTCAGGAAAAGGTGGCGTCTCTTCCGTCTTATCCGATCGTGCAGGAACGCGTGCTGGAACTCTCCCGTTTGTACAGTGATTTACAGGTCTACAAGCACATCGCTCACGATCAGCGGGAGGCGAAACTGCTCGCCTGGTGGGAGCAGTACCGTCCTATGTATCCTCAGCTGCACTGGCAGGAATTCGCGGCGGTGACCGGCTCTACGATTGGCATTTTTGCGTTGTTCTGTCTCGCTACTCAGCCCGAGCTGCCGAAGAGCCAGGCGCAGGCCATCGACTCTGCTTATTTTCCGTGGATCTGCGGCTTGCACATCCTGCTCGATTACTTGATCGATTTGGAAGAAGATCGTGTCGGGGGCGATCTTAACTTTGTCAGCTACTATCAGAGCCAAGAGGAAGCTATCGAGCGACTGCAGTATTTTTTGGATCAGGCGACAGTGAGTGTTCACGATCTGCCCAATCCGGTGTTCCATCGTCTGATCGTCAATGGACTGGTTGCTTTTTACCTGGTCGATCGCAAGGTGAATCGCGATCAGCCGCAAATCTATACCATCGCCAAACAGTTGATGAAACGAGCCAACAGCATGGCAACCTTCTTTTTCTACTTAAACAGCCTGCTCGTCCGGCGTTAG
- a CDS encoding DUF5325 family protein, with product MTRYQVVTLGFAIGVAASLIGVGISIGERSTAGIVLSLLAATLLMGGGFRYKKKHQR from the coding sequence ATGACCCGCTATCAAGTCGTTACCCTCGGATTCGCCATTGGTGTGGCCGCCAGTTTGATCGGAGTCGGGATTTCCATCGGCGAACGAAGCACTGCCGGTATTGTCCTCTCTCTGTTGGCTGCCACACTGCTCATGGGTGGAGGATTTCGCTACAAAAAGAAACATCAGCGCTAA
- a CDS encoding PQQ-dependent sugar dehydrogenase produces the protein MKWLHVLAGGLLLMQTGCDLPWQLGVGGDKPSSAEIPYQEEIVAGRLHVPWELVAAPDGRLFFTERPGTIRVIQDGRVLEEALISFPAPFLSEGEGGLLGLALDPDFADNHYMYAYHSYRQGDEVKNRVIRLKEAGNKVQVDHVLLDDIPGNLFHNGGRIKIGPDGYLYITTGDAQVPDLAQDPSSLAGKILRIALDGEIPRDNPFPGSPVYSLGHRNPQGLAWHPQTGELYSSEHGQSAHDELNRIVPGANYGWPLIEGAGRARQLQAPLVQSGTETWAPSGMTFVTQGEWQGRLLLANLRGQQVLAVDVEDMTVQPILHGRYGRIRTVFEAADGSLYLLTNNHDGRGRPAGDDDRIIRLRPPTSK, from the coding sequence ATGAAGTGGCTGCATGTGCTGGCAGGCGGATTGTTGCTGATGCAGACAGGTTGCGACCTGCCATGGCAACTGGGGGTAGGCGGAGATAAACCGTCGTCAGCAGAAATTCCCTACCAGGAGGAAATCGTCGCCGGGCGGCTGCACGTTCCGTGGGAACTGGTTGCTGCTCCTGACGGGCGTCTCTTCTTTACCGAACGGCCCGGTACGATTCGCGTGATTCAGGATGGCAGAGTGCTGGAAGAAGCGCTCATTTCGTTTCCGGCTCCGTTTCTCAGCGAGGGCGAAGGAGGCCTGCTAGGGTTAGCTCTCGACCCGGACTTCGCCGATAATCACTATATGTACGCCTATCATTCCTATCGGCAAGGAGATGAGGTGAAAAACCGGGTGATTCGGCTGAAAGAAGCAGGAAACAAGGTGCAAGTCGATCATGTGCTGCTGGACGACATCCCCGGTAATCTGTTTCACAACGGCGGCAGGATCAAAATCGGACCGGACGGCTATCTCTACATCACTACTGGAGATGCGCAGGTTCCTGATCTGGCGCAAGATCCGTCCAGTCTGGCCGGAAAAATCCTGCGTATTGCTCTCGATGGAGAGATCCCCAGGGACAATCCGTTCCCTGGTTCCCCTGTTTACAGTTTGGGCCATCGCAACCCACAAGGATTGGCCTGGCATCCGCAGACCGGAGAGCTGTACAGTTCCGAGCACGGGCAGTCGGCTCATGACGAGTTGAACCGGATCGTACCGGGGGCTAACTACGGCTGGCCGCTGATCGAGGGAGCAGGACGTGCTCGGCAGCTGCAAGCTCCGCTCGTACAGAGCGGCACCGAGACCTGGGCGCCATCGGGCATGACGTTTGTCACACAGGGGGAGTGGCAGGGACGGTTGCTGCTGGCTAACTTGCGGGGGCAGCAGGTGCTGGCTGTAGACGTGGAGGATATGACCGTTCAGCCGATTCTGCACGGGCGGTACGGAAGGATCCGAACGGTTTTCGAAGCGGCTGACGGGTCGCTGTATCTGCTGACCAACAATCACGACGGACGTGGGCGACCAGCCGGAGATGACGACCGCATCATCCGTTTGCGTCCGCCAACGAGCAAATAG